The following coding sequences are from one Mus pahari chromosome X, PAHARI_EIJ_v1.1, whole genome shotgun sequence window:
- the LOC110313547 gene encoding zinc finger protein 84 isoform X3, translating to MQLQESVSFEDVSVDFTQEEWNQLDPIQRSLYRDVMLENYSHLVSLGYPITKPEVITSLEQGVLGIIKREIPSSSCTEDGQAEYNLAWHQKNQNMHLEQAISIIEKNVTEERSYGCDGFISPLPQSTWVVSSGPTPYMNNSFGESIKDNLGLLNPSSLSFAAQECYECNRCRKLLIPGRHEISDRMKSREHNMFGKEHIYNFVQHDLTQLGDKTYECPECRTTLSPSSLLVVRQITHIGEKPYEWASCREAFNNTAHLSLHQTMHTRDKLFECNECGKSFREESTLHIHQRTHTGEKPYICTECGSAFQEKTNLIIHRRTHKGEKPYKCTDCEKTFNQKAHLNVHQRTHTGEKPFECTDCGKYFREKSTLNIHQRTHTGEKPYVCNECGKAFREKTKLIIHQRTHTGEKPYECSECGRAFNQKAHLNVHQRTHTGEKPFECNECGKAFREKSTLRRHQRIHTGEKPYVCSECGRAFTLKLSLSAHQRIHTGEKTDGCTVCGKVFSRKSYLMLHQRAHTREKLEKSYECNECDKAFFQKSYLIIHQRVHAGEKPYECNICEKSFSQKSYLIIHQRIHTGEKPYQCDECSRAFREKYKLTVHQRTHIGEKPYDCPELERNFPEIKIPHGLENSEMKENKELKMENLS from the exons ATGCAATTACAGGAATCAGTGTCATTTGAGGATGTGTCTGTGGACTTCACTCAGGAAGAATGGAATCAACTGGACCCTATTCAGAGGAGCCTATACAGAGATGTGATGCTAGAGAATTATAGCCATCTTGTCTCTCTGG GGTATCCTATTACCAAACCAGAAGTGATCACCTCTTTAGAACAAGGAGTCCTTGGGATAATAAAGAGAGAAATCCCAAGTTCAAGTTGCACAG aagatGGTCAAGCCGAATACAACTTGGCATGGcatcagaaaaatcaaaatatgcaCCTGGAGCAAGCTATATCCATTATTGAGAAAAATGTGACTGAAGAAAGAAGTTATGGATGTGATGGATTTATAAGCCCACTTCCTCAGAGCACATGGGTAGTTTCTTCAGGACCCACACCCTATATGAATAACTCATTTGGGGAAAGTATTAAAGATAATTTAGGTTTACTCAATCCTAGTAGTCTGAGCTTTGCAGCTCAGGAATGCTATGAATGTAATAGATGTAGGAAATTATTAATTCCTGGAAGACATGAGATAAGTGACAGAATGAAGTCCCGTGAGCATAACATGTTTGGAAAAGAGCATATTTATAACTTTGTTCAACATGACTTGACTCAACTTGGAGACAAAACCTATGAATGTCCTGAGTGTAGAACAACCCTCAGCCCAAGTTCACTCCTTGTTGTTCGTCAGATCACTCACATAGGAGAAAAGCCTTATGAATGGGCAAGCTGCAGAGAAGCATTCAACAACACAGCACACCTCAGTCTACATCAAACAATGCACACAAGAGACAAGCTTTttgaatgtaatgaatgtggcaaaTCTTTCAGAGAGGAGTCAACACTGCATATACATCAAAGAACACATACAGGTGAAAAACCATATATATGTACTGAGTGTGGCAGTGCTTTTCAAGAAAAGACAAATCTTATCATACATCGGAGAACTCACAAAGGAGAAAAGCCCTATAAATGTACAGATTGTGAGAAAACCTTCAATCAAAAGGCACATCTGAATGTAcatcagagaacacacacaggagaaaaaccttTTGAATGTACTGATTGTGGCAAGTACTTCAGAGAGAAATCAACCCTGAATATACATCAAAGAactcatacaggagagaaaccatatgTATGCAATGAGTGTGGCAAAGCCttcagagaaaagacaaaactcaTTATACATCAAAGaactcacacaggagagaaaccctatgaatgttcAGAATGTGGGAGAGCATTTAACCAAAAGGCACACCTTAATGTAcatcagagaacacacacaggagagaaaccttttgAATGCAATGAATGTGGCAAAGCTTTCAGAGAAAAGTCAACACTGCGCAGACACCAAAGAAttcacacaggagaaaaaccttATGTGTGCTCAGAATGTGGAAGAGCCTTTACCCTTAAGCTAAGCCTCAGTGCTCaccagagaattcatacaggGGAAAAAACAGATGGATGTACTGTATGTGGAAAAGTCTTCTCCCGGAAGTCATACCTCATGTTACATCAAAGAGCTCATACAagagaaaaacttgaaaaatcATATGAATGCAATGAATGTGATAAAGCATTCTTCCAGAAATCATATCTCATTATTCATCAGAGGGTTCAcgcaggagagaaaccctatgaatgtaatatATGTGAAAAATCTTTCTCCCAAAAATCGTATCTCATTATTCATCAAagaatccatacaggagagaaaccatatCAATGTGATGAGTGTAGCAGAGCCTTCAGAGAGAAGTACAAACTCACTGTGCATCAGAGAACTCACataggagagaaaccctatgactGCCCTGAATTGGAAAGAAACTTTCCAGAGATCAAAATTCCTCATGGATTAGAGAACtcagagatgaaagaaaacaaagaactgaaaatggaaaatctgtcataa
- the LOC110314185 gene encoding protein SSXA1 — protein MNRRSRSVNLRKIKHKPEETCKAFEDISRYFSKEEWAKLSHSEKITYVYMKSNYTTMTNLGLRAHFPDFMECKERVTESVPSDSDEVSSHESQDRRKNPVV, from the exons ATGAACAGAAGGTCTCGTTCAGTGAACCTCAGAAAAATTAAGCACAAGCCAGAGGAGACATGTAAG GCCTTTGAGGATATCTCCAGATACTTCTCTAAGGAAGAGTGGGCAAAGCTGAGCCATTCAGAGAAgatcacatatgtgtatatgaaaagCAACTACACCACCATGACTAATCTAG GCCTCAGAGCCCATTTTCCAGATTTCATGGAATGTAAGGAACGGGTCACAGAATCTGTGCCCAGTGATTCTGATGAAGTTTCCAGCCATGAGAGTCAAG ATAGGAGGAAGAACCCTGTGGTGTGA
- the LOC110313547 gene encoding zinc finger protein 182 isoform X2, whose translation MTESQESVSFEDVSVDFTQEEWNQLDPIQRSLYRDVMLENYSHLVSLGYPITKPEVITSLEQGVLGIIKREIPSSSCTDGQAEYNLAWHQKNQNMHLEQAISIIEKNVTEERSYGCDGFISPLPQSTWVVSSGPTPYMNNSFGESIKDNLGLLNPSSLSFAAQECYECNRCRKLLIPGRHEISDRMKSREHNMFGKEHIYNFVQHDLTQLGDKTYECPECRTTLSPSSLLVVRQITHIGEKPYEWASCREAFNNTAHLSLHQTMHTRDKLFECNECGKSFREESTLHIHQRTHTGEKPYICTECGSAFQEKTNLIIHRRTHKGEKPYKCTDCEKTFNQKAHLNVHQRTHTGEKPFECTDCGKYFREKSTLNIHQRTHTGEKPYVCNECGKAFREKTKLIIHQRTHTGEKPYECSECGRAFNQKAHLNVHQRTHTGEKPFECNECGKAFREKSTLRRHQRIHTGEKPYVCSECGRAFTLKLSLSAHQRIHTGEKTDGCTVCGKVFSRKSYLMLHQRAHTREKLEKSYECNECDKAFFQKSYLIIHQRVHAGEKPYECNICEKSFSQKSYLIIHQRIHTGEKPYQCDECSRAFREKYKLTVHQRTHIGEKPYDCPELERNFPEIKIPHGLENSEMKENKELKMENLS comes from the exons ATGACTGAGTCCCAG GAATCAGTGTCATTTGAGGATGTGTCTGTGGACTTCACTCAGGAAGAATGGAATCAACTGGACCCTATTCAGAGGAGCCTATACAGAGATGTGATGCTAGAGAATTATAGCCATCTTGTCTCTCTGG GGTATCCTATTACCAAACCAGAAGTGATCACCTCTTTAGAACAAGGAGTCCTTGGGATAATAAAGAGAGAAATCCCAAGTTCAAGTTGCACAG atGGTCAAGCCGAATACAACTTGGCATGGcatcagaaaaatcaaaatatgcaCCTGGAGCAAGCTATATCCATTATTGAGAAAAATGTGACTGAAGAAAGAAGTTATGGATGTGATGGATTTATAAGCCCACTTCCTCAGAGCACATGGGTAGTTTCTTCAGGACCCACACCCTATATGAATAACTCATTTGGGGAAAGTATTAAAGATAATTTAGGTTTACTCAATCCTAGTAGTCTGAGCTTTGCAGCTCAGGAATGCTATGAATGTAATAGATGTAGGAAATTATTAATTCCTGGAAGACATGAGATAAGTGACAGAATGAAGTCCCGTGAGCATAACATGTTTGGAAAAGAGCATATTTATAACTTTGTTCAACATGACTTGACTCAACTTGGAGACAAAACCTATGAATGTCCTGAGTGTAGAACAACCCTCAGCCCAAGTTCACTCCTTGTTGTTCGTCAGATCACTCACATAGGAGAAAAGCCTTATGAATGGGCAAGCTGCAGAGAAGCATTCAACAACACAGCACACCTCAGTCTACATCAAACAATGCACACAAGAGACAAGCTTTttgaatgtaatgaatgtggcaaaTCTTTCAGAGAGGAGTCAACACTGCATATACATCAAAGAACACATACAGGTGAAAAACCATATATATGTACTGAGTGTGGCAGTGCTTTTCAAGAAAAGACAAATCTTATCATACATCGGAGAACTCACAAAGGAGAAAAGCCCTATAAATGTACAGATTGTGAGAAAACCTTCAATCAAAAGGCACATCTGAATGTAcatcagagaacacacacaggagaaaaaccttTTGAATGTACTGATTGTGGCAAGTACTTCAGAGAGAAATCAACCCTGAATATACATCAAAGAactcatacaggagagaaaccatatgTATGCAATGAGTGTGGCAAAGCCttcagagaaaagacaaaactcaTTATACATCAAAGaactcacacaggagagaaaccctatgaatgttcAGAATGTGGGAGAGCATTTAACCAAAAGGCACACCTTAATGTAcatcagagaacacacacaggagagaaaccttttgAATGCAATGAATGTGGCAAAGCTTTCAGAGAAAAGTCAACACTGCGCAGACACCAAAGAAttcacacaggagaaaaaccttATGTGTGCTCAGAATGTGGAAGAGCCTTTACCCTTAAGCTAAGCCTCAGTGCTCaccagagaattcatacaggGGAAAAAACAGATGGATGTACTGTATGTGGAAAAGTCTTCTCCCGGAAGTCATACCTCATGTTACATCAAAGAGCTCATACAagagaaaaacttgaaaaatcATATGAATGCAATGAATGTGATAAAGCATTCTTCCAGAAATCATATCTCATTATTCATCAGAGGGTTCAcgcaggagagaaaccctatgaatgtaatatATGTGAAAAATCTTTCTCCCAAAAATCGTATCTCATTATTCATCAAagaatccatacaggagagaaaccatatCAATGTGATGAGTGTAGCAGAGCCTTCAGAGAGAAGTACAAACTCACTGTGCATCAGAGAACTCACataggagagaaaccctatgactGCCCTGAATTGGAAAGAAACTTTCCAGAGATCAAAATTCCTCATGGATTAGAGAACtcagagatgaaagaaaacaaagaactgaaaatggaaaatctgtcataa
- the LOC110313547 gene encoding zinc finger protein 182 isoform X1: MTESQESVSFEDVSVDFTQEEWNQLDPIQRSLYRDVMLENYSHLVSLGYPITKPEVITSLEQGVLGIIKREIPSSSCTEDGQAEYNLAWHQKNQNMHLEQAISIIEKNVTEERSYGCDGFISPLPQSTWVVSSGPTPYMNNSFGESIKDNLGLLNPSSLSFAAQECYECNRCRKLLIPGRHEISDRMKSREHNMFGKEHIYNFVQHDLTQLGDKTYECPECRTTLSPSSLLVVRQITHIGEKPYEWASCREAFNNTAHLSLHQTMHTRDKLFECNECGKSFREESTLHIHQRTHTGEKPYICTECGSAFQEKTNLIIHRRTHKGEKPYKCTDCEKTFNQKAHLNVHQRTHTGEKPFECTDCGKYFREKSTLNIHQRTHTGEKPYVCNECGKAFREKTKLIIHQRTHTGEKPYECSECGRAFNQKAHLNVHQRTHTGEKPFECNECGKAFREKSTLRRHQRIHTGEKPYVCSECGRAFTLKLSLSAHQRIHTGEKTDGCTVCGKVFSRKSYLMLHQRAHTREKLEKSYECNECDKAFFQKSYLIIHQRVHAGEKPYECNICEKSFSQKSYLIIHQRIHTGEKPYQCDECSRAFREKYKLTVHQRTHIGEKPYDCPELERNFPEIKIPHGLENSEMKENKELKMENLS; encoded by the exons ATGACTGAGTCCCAG GAATCAGTGTCATTTGAGGATGTGTCTGTGGACTTCACTCAGGAAGAATGGAATCAACTGGACCCTATTCAGAGGAGCCTATACAGAGATGTGATGCTAGAGAATTATAGCCATCTTGTCTCTCTGG GGTATCCTATTACCAAACCAGAAGTGATCACCTCTTTAGAACAAGGAGTCCTTGGGATAATAAAGAGAGAAATCCCAAGTTCAAGTTGCACAG aagatGGTCAAGCCGAATACAACTTGGCATGGcatcagaaaaatcaaaatatgcaCCTGGAGCAAGCTATATCCATTATTGAGAAAAATGTGACTGAAGAAAGAAGTTATGGATGTGATGGATTTATAAGCCCACTTCCTCAGAGCACATGGGTAGTTTCTTCAGGACCCACACCCTATATGAATAACTCATTTGGGGAAAGTATTAAAGATAATTTAGGTTTACTCAATCCTAGTAGTCTGAGCTTTGCAGCTCAGGAATGCTATGAATGTAATAGATGTAGGAAATTATTAATTCCTGGAAGACATGAGATAAGTGACAGAATGAAGTCCCGTGAGCATAACATGTTTGGAAAAGAGCATATTTATAACTTTGTTCAACATGACTTGACTCAACTTGGAGACAAAACCTATGAATGTCCTGAGTGTAGAACAACCCTCAGCCCAAGTTCACTCCTTGTTGTTCGTCAGATCACTCACATAGGAGAAAAGCCTTATGAATGGGCAAGCTGCAGAGAAGCATTCAACAACACAGCACACCTCAGTCTACATCAAACAATGCACACAAGAGACAAGCTTTttgaatgtaatgaatgtggcaaaTCTTTCAGAGAGGAGTCAACACTGCATATACATCAAAGAACACATACAGGTGAAAAACCATATATATGTACTGAGTGTGGCAGTGCTTTTCAAGAAAAGACAAATCTTATCATACATCGGAGAACTCACAAAGGAGAAAAGCCCTATAAATGTACAGATTGTGAGAAAACCTTCAATCAAAAGGCACATCTGAATGTAcatcagagaacacacacaggagaaaaaccttTTGAATGTACTGATTGTGGCAAGTACTTCAGAGAGAAATCAACCCTGAATATACATCAAAGAactcatacaggagagaaaccatatgTATGCAATGAGTGTGGCAAAGCCttcagagaaaagacaaaactcaTTATACATCAAAGaactcacacaggagagaaaccctatgaatgttcAGAATGTGGGAGAGCATTTAACCAAAAGGCACACCTTAATGTAcatcagagaacacacacaggagagaaaccttttgAATGCAATGAATGTGGCAAAGCTTTCAGAGAAAAGTCAACACTGCGCAGACACCAAAGAAttcacacaggagaaaaaccttATGTGTGCTCAGAATGTGGAAGAGCCTTTACCCTTAAGCTAAGCCTCAGTGCTCaccagagaattcatacaggGGAAAAAACAGATGGATGTACTGTATGTGGAAAAGTCTTCTCCCGGAAGTCATACCTCATGTTACATCAAAGAGCTCATACAagagaaaaacttgaaaaatcATATGAATGCAATGAATGTGATAAAGCATTCTTCCAGAAATCATATCTCATTATTCATCAGAGGGTTCAcgcaggagagaaaccctatgaatgtaatatATGTGAAAAATCTTTCTCCCAAAAATCGTATCTCATTATTCATCAAagaatccatacaggagagaaaccatatCAATGTGATGAGTGTAGCAGAGCCTTCAGAGAGAAGTACAAACTCACTGTGCATCAGAGAACTCACataggagagaaaccctatgactGCCCTGAATTGGAAAGAAACTTTCCAGAGATCAAAATTCCTCATGGATTAGAGAACtcagagatgaaagaaaacaaagaactgaaaatggaaaatctgtcataa